The following coding sequences are from one Aeromicrobium duanguangcaii window:
- a CDS encoding cell division protein CrgA, which yields MAWPVPHGDYASGVRHTAASPPPDREKLVFNRFKRKSVDDNGPKPVRIGNRWAAPLMVACAVIGLAWIVVFYTISNTDVTIPGYSDLGGWNLVIGMGFILAAFGFAMKWE from the coding sequence ATGGCGTGGCCTGTCCCGCACGGCGACTACGCTAGCGGAGTACGTCACACCGCGGCCTCGCCGCCGCCCGACCGGGAGAAGCTCGTGTTCAACAGGTTCAAGCGCAAGTCCGTCGACGACAACGGCCCCAAGCCGGTGCGCATCGGCAACCGGTGGGCAGCTCCTCTGATGGTCGCGTGCGCGGTCATCGGCCTGGCCTGGATCGTCGTGTTCTACACGATCAGCAACACCGACGTCACCATCCCCGGCTACAGCGACCTCGGTGGCTGGAACCTCGTGATCGGCATGGGATTCATCCTCGCGGCCTTCGGCTTCGCGATGAAGTGGGAGTGA
- a CDS encoding DUF881 domain-containing protein, with protein sequence MTVSRWRMLALLLACLCGFVVVAAAVTSNGSDLRPAGGDLNSVLRDRAREVETRREEAARLQREVDALSRKVDDADLRRDLRRVAALSDPAGLTPVQGPGLRIALQDAPRSVDIPGLDPNLLVVHQQDIQAFVNALWAGGAEAVTLQGQRLITSIGIKCVGNTVVLDGVPYAPPYVIEAIGNQGALRQALAASPEVATYTQYAERYRLGLDERAVDRIKAPAYDGSVSMRYATALE encoded by the coding sequence ATGACCGTCAGCAGGTGGAGAATGCTGGCGCTGCTGTTGGCCTGCCTGTGCGGATTCGTCGTCGTCGCGGCCGCGGTGACGTCCAACGGATCGGACCTGCGTCCCGCCGGAGGCGACCTGAACTCGGTCCTGCGCGACCGGGCCCGCGAGGTCGAGACCCGCCGCGAGGAGGCGGCCCGGCTGCAGCGCGAGGTCGACGCGTTGAGCCGCAAGGTCGACGACGCCGACCTGCGCCGCGACCTGCGCCGGGTGGCGGCCCTGTCCGACCCGGCGGGCCTGACTCCTGTCCAGGGACCCGGACTGCGCATCGCGCTGCAGGACGCACCCCGCTCCGTCGACATCCCGGGCCTGGACCCCAACCTGCTCGTGGTCCACCAGCAGGACATCCAGGCATTCGTGAACGCCCTGTGGGCCGGCGGCGCCGAGGCCGTGACGCTGCAGGGACAGCGGCTGATCACGTCCATCGGGATCAAGTGCGTCGGCAACACCGTCGTGCTCGACGGCGTGCCGTACGCCCCGCCCTACGTCATCGAGGCGATCGGCAACCAGGGCGCCCTGCGCCAGGCCCTGGCCGCCTCGCCCGAGGTGGCGACCTACACGCAGTACGCCGAGCGCTACCGCCTCGGGCTCGACGAGCGCGCCGTGGACCGGATCAAGGCTCCGGCCTACGACGGCAGCGTCTCGATGCGGTACGCGACCGCTCTGGAGTGA